In the Flavisolibacter tropicus genome, one interval contains:
- a CDS encoding Ig-like domain-containing protein gives MKPFLMLTAAAALLCTKPTLAQSYTETFEGGVVPGCATLITSYTTTLASDIINGTGSLYSNPPVNNSGTRDYLSPYLNVTATSLTISFWYKLNEELNGNAKRSIEIGLEGSNGVYRSLNTLTIDKNTLNQTTKQFQSVSVTAPSSGIYRLVLKMGGSQGNGTVRIIVDDITINAAAYYSSVCNLAPIAVNDNYVPIGLTPFSNNVITNTVGGSDNEPNGESMKAVLITAPVTTEGTVVLNVDGTFTFTPSPTFSGGPVTFTYQLSDNGYTPATSNIATVTINYPAVIVLPVILKSFEVSVQNSATLLKWVVSANETGDHFQVFRSSNGKSFSELGTISASKTIGEEVYTFTDPTTLNGTSYYKIKTVSKDNRVSYSNVLIITSEGNRNNQLLIAKNPVESVLHFSYTSSVTNSFNVSIYTSTGVKMLERKMFIQKGTNAHSIELNNILPAGTYILEINNGVERQVVKLLKK, from the coding sequence ATGAAGCCTTTTTTAATGCTAACGGCTGCGGCTGCCCTGCTATGCACAAAGCCTACTCTTGCTCAATCGTACACAGAAACCTTTGAAGGAGGGGTGGTGCCAGGTTGCGCTACTCTTATTACTTCTTACACAACCACACTAGCTAGCGACATTATTAATGGAACAGGAAGTCTTTATTCAAATCCTCCTGTTAACAATAGCGGTACGAGGGATTACCTTTCTCCCTATTTAAATGTCACTGCCACTAGCTTAACAATTTCGTTTTGGTATAAACTAAATGAGGAGTTGAATGGAAATGCAAAACGAAGTATAGAAATTGGGTTGGAAGGGAGTAATGGAGTCTATCGATCCTTAAATACATTAACAATCGACAAGAATACACTTAATCAGACCACCAAACAATTTCAGTCGGTTAGTGTAACAGCACCTAGTTCGGGTATTTATCGTCTTGTGCTTAAGATGGGTGGAAGCCAAGGAAATGGAACGGTACGGATAATAGTGGATGATATCACTATCAATGCAGCAGCCTATTATTCATCGGTTTGTAATTTGGCTCCTATTGCTGTGAATGATAATTATGTTCCAATTGGATTAACACCATTTTCTAATAACGTTATCACCAATACTGTTGGTGGTTCTGATAATGAACCCAATGGGGAAAGTATGAAAGCGGTTCTAATTACTGCTCCAGTTACTACGGAGGGAACTGTTGTATTGAATGTAGACGGTACATTCACATTTACGCCATCACCTACATTTAGTGGAGGGCCGGTAACTTTTACATACCAGTTATCGGATAATGGCTATACGCCCGCAACATCAAATATTGCCACTGTTACTATTAATTACCCCGCAGTAATTGTATTGCCAGTTATTTTAAAAAGCTTTGAAGTGAGTGTCCAAAATAGTGCTACACTTCTCAAATGGGTGGTTTCAGCAAATGAAACCGGTGATCATTTTCAGGTATTTCGGAGTTCAAACGGCAAATCCTTTTCTGAATTAGGAACAATTAGTGCCAGTAAAACCATTGGAGAGGAGGTTTATACTTTTACAGATCCAACAACTCTGAACGGTACATCCTATTATAAGATCAAAACAGTAAGTAAGGACAATCGAGTTTCCTATTCAAATGTGTTAATTATAACATCAGAAGGTAACAGAAATAATCAGCTATTAATAGCAAAGAATCCAGTTGAGTCAGTATTGCACTTTTCATATACTTCATCAGTTACAAACAGTTTTAATGTTTCTATTTATACTTCTACCGGAGTAAAAATGCTGGAAAGGAAGATGTTTATTCAAAAGGGAACAAATGCTCACTCAATTGAGTTGAATAATATTTTGCCTGCCGGGACTTACATTCTGGAAATAAACAATGGGGTAGAAAGACAAGTAGTCAAGTTGTTAAAAAAATAA
- a CDS encoding T9SS type A sorting domain-containing protein yields MKKLSTVLLAVLSALFSHAQAVLNEIYANPSASNQEFFELYNASVDLNPISVDGYTLISYFENNREQGFYVLDLPNVLVANKGYFVGSSAIPFSYQGNNNVTKSNFNWNDPVFRSGATGGYLKKWYQSTANLADGNPYYDEEVLPLTFNDFFSKRSGSGASYNAFLYKNGVLVNSFVGGTGGNTFIPTFITNMPALKIETINNGLAVSYEVNYTSYSTGVAEYVIQDIGSDNGYMRESDGFCGTWNKSSSQAFHTPQETNGSNQLPQGSSSSLNIDAHISRGTNGNPSFIVYNVTSGTSSLFPVQLFAYIDNGTVVGQWDANDVFLTSNVENVVTDGPFSISFTPVDQQIILIAQTSQGCFDQLQVVPNPVAGTVLPLSLKSFSGRKKEASYFLEWVTLNNELASSFELEQSLNGLLFKQIGTISATLKQGEENYYYPVPLSDAASYRLKVIKKDRSFYYSNVLRSNQSNSSDKISELQNPVTSSLLRFVFNATETGKHTVFIYNSSGLKMINEYHTLQKGNNTITMELDSKMPAGMYLLEVTNGREKYLKRFVKY; encoded by the coding sequence ATGAAAAAGCTATCCACCGTTCTACTTGCAGTTTTGTCTGCCCTGTTTTCCCATGCCCAAGCCGTGCTAAATGAAATTTATGCCAATCCGAGTGCAAGTAACCAGGAGTTTTTTGAGCTATATAATGCGAGTGTCGATCTGAATCCAATTTCGGTGGATGGCTATACTTTGATAAGTTATTTTGAAAACAATCGTGAGCAAGGTTTTTATGTTTTGGACCTACCCAATGTATTAGTGGCTAATAAGGGCTACTTTGTAGGATCATCTGCAATTCCATTCAGTTATCAGGGAAATAATAATGTTACTAAATCTAATTTTAACTGGAACGATCCTGTTTTTAGAAGTGGTGCTACAGGAGGGTATTTGAAAAAATGGTATCAAAGCACGGCTAATCTAGCAGATGGTAATCCCTATTATGATGAAGAAGTACTTCCGCTTACATTCAATGACTTCTTTAGTAAGCGCAGTGGAAGTGGAGCCAGTTATAATGCTTTTTTATACAAAAATGGAGTGTTAGTTAATTCCTTCGTAGGTGGAACGGGTGGAAACACTTTCATACCAACATTTATTACAAATATGCCAGCATTAAAGATTGAAACTATCAATAATGGTTTGGCAGTTAGTTATGAGGTTAATTATACTTCCTACTCAACTGGAGTAGCTGAATACGTAATACAAGACATAGGCAGTGATAATGGCTATATGCGCGAAAGTGATGGCTTTTGTGGCACATGGAATAAATCAAGTTCTCAGGCATTTCATACGCCTCAAGAAACAAATGGAAGCAATCAACTGCCCCAAGGCTCATCATCTTCATTAAATATTGATGCTCATATAAGTAGAGGTACAAACGGAAATCCCTCTTTTATTGTTTACAATGTTACTTCTGGAACCAGCAGTTTGTTTCCTGTACAGCTTTTTGCTTATATAGACAATGGAACAGTAGTAGGACAATGGGATGCTAATGATGTGTTTTTAACTAGCAATGTTGAAAATGTAGTTACTGATGGCCCTTTTAGTATTTCTTTTACCCCCGTTGATCAACAAATAATATTAATAGCTCAAACATCTCAAGGATGCTTTGATCAATTGCAGGTGGTGCCAAATCCTGTAGCCGGGACTGTTTTGCCGCTAAGTTTAAAGTCATTTTCAGGGCGTAAAAAAGAGGCAAGCTATTTTTTGGAGTGGGTTACACTAAACAATGAGTTGGCCAGTAGCTTTGAATTAGAGCAAAGTTTGAATGGCCTTTTATTTAAACAAATAGGAACCATATCGGCTACATTAAAGCAAGGGGAAGAGAATTATTATTACCCTGTGCCCCTGTCTGATGCTGCATCTTATCGACTAAAAGTGATAAAAAAGGACAGGAGCTTTTATTATTCAAATGTTTTGAGGTCCAATCAATCAAATTCGAGTGATAAAATAAGTGAACTGCAAAACCCGGTAACCTCTTCTTTATTGCGGTTTGTTTTTAACGCAACAGAAACGGGTAAACATACTGTCTTTATATACAATTCATCCGGATTAAAAATGATCAACGAATACCATACGTTACAAAAAGGTAATAATACTATTACCATGGAGTTAGATAGTAAAATGCCGGCGGGTATGTATTTACTTGAGGTAACAAACGGTCGGGAAAAATATCTGAAGCGATTTGTAAAGTATTAG
- a CDS encoding SusC/RagA family TonB-linked outer membrane protein, which yields MGKLKSVFCFLQLFIAPFICFSQQKNITGKVTDRDGNGIQGVSVTAKGSTTGTQTAADGTFSLSVPATTTTLVFSSVGFDRTEADVTSQSSVNVTLTTASVSLSDVVVVGYGTARRRDVTGAVTQVKSAEFNQGNITSPLQQLQGKAAGVVITQAGGDPNTTPTVRVRGLTSLLGTGDPLYVIDGIVGADINAVAPNDIENVDILKDASSAAIYGARGANGVIIITTKKGRVGKTQVEYNGYVSTDWLSKELPALSGPEFKSAYLANGNDPAKLIDKGANTNWQDEITRNAFSHNHNLAFGGGTASTSYRASVTYFDQQGIVINTDRQFLNGRLQLNQKAFNNKVNLGLTLAYTDQNRDFTNYTVGQQAPQENPFIYALNYSPLLPIKNADGSYFNIPSFSYQNPVAFLKQITDQTDESLINASYKVDWEMFKGFTLSSFGSLVRGNIFAGHYDPINSFNGGASFNSDGKITTQGIGNARRTNTIADDKLINVLGNYKKAFANDQNLDVTLGYEYYDNFRDSSGAATSNYITDAFLYYNLGAANVTSTSYISTGSFRTSYQLASFLGRVNYSFGGKYIFTLNGRYDGSSKLGANNKWGFFPSAAASWVISQEKFMNNGGFFNTLKLRVGYGETGNVEPIAPYNSLFLYSPVGSFYANGQFNRGYSPTQINNEDLQWERRQMFNIGVDFAILNNRLNGTIEYYDSKTKDMLFNYGIPSPPLPFDKVLANAGEMTNKGVDITLNGSIIQNSDWKWNSTIIFGTVKNRITDLTGSFTYAGSKYDLKTPRVDWGVVNGQGLNQVVSYLQTGHSYASFFVRHFTGVDGSGKQQLVPEDAGSEERTWIDPWNNFTYGWSNFVNYRNFDFSMVLRGQQGGKVFNGTYLNFANVNRLTTNGNVLEDALTNGIKDPAKTSDYAIQSSSFLRLESASLGYTFDTKKVPVISRARVYVAGNNLFLITDYKGYDPEVRVSGVQAFIDNLDYYPRSRSVSLGVNLIFN from the coding sequence ATGGGGAAGCTAAAATCAGTTTTTTGCTTTCTTCAGCTCTTTATTGCTCCTTTCATATGCTTTAGTCAGCAAAAAAACATTACCGGAAAAGTTACAGATCGCGATGGAAATGGAATTCAGGGGGTATCCGTTACAGCCAAAGGGTCCACCACAGGAACTCAAACGGCTGCCGATGGAACTTTCAGTTTGTCGGTACCAGCCACTACAACTACGCTCGTATTTTCATCTGTTGGCTTTGATCGAACAGAAGCTGATGTTACCAGCCAATCATCAGTTAATGTAACACTAACGACTGCCAGTGTTTCACTTAGTGATGTAGTGGTGGTAGGGTATGGTACGGCCCGGCGCAGAGATGTTACGGGGGCTGTGACGCAGGTAAAATCGGCGGAGTTTAACCAAGGTAACATTACCAGTCCTTTGCAACAATTACAAGGTAAAGCTGCCGGTGTTGTTATTACACAAGCTGGTGGCGACCCTAATACAACGCCAACCGTCCGTGTTCGCGGTTTAACCTCCTTATTAGGAACAGGTGATCCGCTATATGTGATCGATGGAATCGTAGGGGCCGACATAAATGCTGTTGCGCCTAATGATATTGAAAACGTCGATATTTTAAAAGATGCATCCTCAGCTGCTATCTATGGTGCTCGAGGAGCAAATGGCGTTATAATCATTACTACAAAAAAAGGTAGGGTGGGTAAAACCCAGGTAGAGTATAATGGTTATGTATCAACGGATTGGCTCTCAAAAGAGTTACCTGCGCTTAGTGGACCAGAGTTTAAAAGCGCTTACTTAGCCAATGGTAATGATCCTGCTAAATTAATTGATAAAGGCGCTAACACGAATTGGCAGGATGAGATTACACGTAATGCCTTTTCGCATAACCATAACCTCGCTTTTGGCGGAGGAACTGCCAGTACCAGTTATCGCGCCTCTGTTACCTATTTTGACCAACAGGGTATTGTTATCAATACCGACCGGCAATTTTTAAATGGCCGCCTTCAATTAAATCAAAAGGCGTTTAATAACAAGGTCAATTTGGGCTTGACATTGGCTTATACTGACCAGAACAGGGACTTTACGAACTATACTGTTGGTCAACAGGCGCCCCAAGAGAACCCTTTTATTTACGCTTTGAACTATAGTCCGTTGTTACCTATAAAAAATGCGGATGGTTCTTATTTCAATATACCTAGCTTCTCTTACCAAAACCCTGTAGCCTTTTTAAAGCAAATAACTGATCAAACAGATGAAAGCCTGATTAATGCTTCATATAAGGTGGATTGGGAAATGTTTAAAGGCTTTACTTTAAGCTCTTTTGGGTCTTTAGTTAGAGGAAATATTTTTGCCGGCCATTACGATCCTATTAACTCGTTTAATGGAGGTGCCTCATTTAACTCTGACGGTAAAATTACCACCCAAGGTATTGGTAATGCCCGCCGAACCAATACCATTGCTGATGATAAGCTGATCAATGTGCTGGGTAATTACAAAAAGGCGTTTGCTAATGATCAAAACTTGGATGTAACACTTGGTTACGAATACTATGATAATTTTAGAGATAGTAGTGGGGCTGCAACATCTAATTATATTACTGATGCTTTTTTATATTATAATTTGGGTGCGGCGAACGTAACCAGTACCAGCTATATCAGCACTGGTTCCTTTAGAACCTCCTACCAGCTGGCTTCCTTCTTAGGACGTGTCAATTATAGCTTTGGCGGTAAATACATCTTCACCCTTAATGGTCGTTATGACGGGTCCTCAAAGCTGGGTGCAAACAATAAGTGGGGTTTCTTCCCCTCAGCAGCAGCTTCCTGGGTAATTAGCCAGGAGAAGTTTATGAACAATGGCGGGTTCTTCAATACTTTAAAGCTTAGGGTGGGATATGGTGAAACCGGTAATGTGGAACCTATTGCGCCGTATAATTCTTTATTCCTGTACAGTCCAGTTGGATCCTTTTATGCCAATGGACAGTTTAACCGTGGTTATTCGCCTACACAAATTAATAATGAGGATTTACAGTGGGAACGCAGACAGATGTTTAATATAGGCGTTGACTTTGCTATTCTTAACAACAGGCTTAATGGTACTATCGAGTATTATGACTCCAAGACTAAGGATATGCTGTTTAACTATGGTATTCCATCTCCGCCGTTGCCATTTGATAAAGTATTGGCTAATGCTGGTGAGATGACAAATAAGGGTGTTGATATTACCCTTAATGGAAGCATTATTCAGAACTCAGATTGGAAATGGAACTCTACCATCATTTTTGGTACCGTCAAAAATCGTATTACCGACCTTACGGGTTCATTTACCTATGCAGGGTCGAAATATGATCTAAAGACGCCAAGAGTGGATTGGGGTGTTGTGAACGGGCAAGGATTGAACCAAGTCGTTTCTTACCTGCAAACGGGACACTCTTACGCCTCATTTTTTGTACGCCATTTTACAGGAGTAGATGGCTCCGGAAAACAACAGTTAGTGCCTGAAGATGCCGGTAGTGAGGAACGCACCTGGATTGATCCCTGGAATAATTTTACCTATGGATGGAGTAACTTTGTAAATTATAGGAACTTTGATTTCAGTATGGTGCTGCGCGGGCAGCAGGGTGGTAAAGTTTTCAATGGTACTTATTTGAACTTTGCTAATGTAAACCGGTTAACCACTAATGGTAACGTACTGGAAGACGCTTTAACAAATGGCATTAAAGACCCGGCAAAAACTTCTGATTATGCTATTCAATCCAGTTCCTTCCTGAGACTAGAAAGCGCCAGCCTCGGCTACACATTCGATACAAAAAAAGTTCCTGTAATAAGCCGTGCGCGTGTGTATGTTGCTGGCAATAACCTGTTCCTGATTACAGACTACAAAGGATACGACCCAGAAGTGAGAGTATCCGGAGTACAAGCATTTATCGACAACCTTGATTACTATCCCAGATCACGGTCCGTATCACTAGGCGTAAACTTGATTTTTAATTAA
- a CDS encoding DinB family protein — MANTKQPEVWLRGQLEGIPPHLQPVAHALLQAREEINEYMQGFPEYLLWEKPAGVASPGFHLQHLTGVLDRLFTYAQGKLLTDNQLQYLKAEGTGNQSDTTVAYLLQQFNQQVDVALAQLSQTNENELLEFRGVGRAQLPSTVFGLLFHSAEHTMRHTGQLLVTVRVLKQTVEEK; from the coding sequence ATGGCAAATACGAAACAACCCGAAGTTTGGCTAAGAGGACAACTAGAAGGCATACCCCCACATTTACAGCCAGTGGCACATGCACTTTTACAAGCCAGAGAGGAAATCAATGAATATATGCAGGGCTTTCCAGAATACTTGTTGTGGGAGAAGCCTGCCGGAGTTGCCTCACCAGGCTTTCACTTACAACACCTTACTGGAGTACTCGACCGCTTATTTACATATGCACAAGGCAAGCTCTTAACAGACAATCAATTGCAATACTTAAAAGCAGAAGGTACAGGTAACCAATCTGATACAACCGTTGCGTACTTACTTCAACAATTTAACCAGCAAGTTGATGTGGCCTTAGCCCAATTAAGTCAAACAAACGAAAATGAGTTACTTGAATTTAGAGGTGTCGGTAGAGCGCAATTGCCATCAACAGTCTTTGGCTTATTATTTCACTCGGCAGAACATACCATGCGCCACACTGGACAGCTATTGGTAACGGTAAGAGTGTTGAAACAAACAGTTGAAGAAAAATAA
- a CDS encoding RagB/SusD family nutrient uptake outer membrane protein has translation MKSVSFLKGLILLTIVSGVSCTKLDEKLYDRVSAENFGNSETELLALVGPAYSSLGSENRDGIDNDYFFLQEASTDEIIVPTRGTDWDDNGKWRQLWLQTWTPDVDILNAAWGFCSYGIGQINRIEAQLLSSTVELPVKPQLLAELKALRALYHWMLMDLYGNVPIVADFKTDPNTVTNKPRAEVFAFIESELKAAIPKLTTTVGASTYGRMTRYAAFTLLAKLYLNAQVYTGTARYTDCIAACDSVINSAKYTLNNNFFANFATNNDISAEEIIFSIPTDKSLYGPGDFSGLTRMQLRTLHYSHRAVYNLGETPWNGFSSNADFYNKFNDPNDVRKSMFLVGQQYDNLGNPLTDGATPIILTPVISSLSAAARNEGARSIKYAPEKNSRRQQSNDWVVFRYADVLMMKAEALARQSNNWNAGLTLVNQIRTRAKAAPLSSLTADSFLDERAREFAWEGWRRNDMIRFGKFLQPKQFKANVSPDTRNIYPIPRPRLTANPNLKQNPGY, from the coding sequence ATGAAAAGTGTATCCTTCTTAAAGGGGTTAATACTTTTGACAATAGTCTCTGGTGTTTCCTGTACCAAGTTGGACGAGAAATTGTATGATAGGGTAAGTGCAGAAAACTTTGGAAACTCCGAGACTGAGTTACTAGCATTAGTTGGTCCTGCCTATTCATCGTTGGGTTCTGAAAACAGAGATGGCATTGATAATGATTATTTCTTTTTACAAGAAGCTTCTACAGATGAGATCATCGTACCTACCAGAGGTACCGACTGGGATGATAATGGTAAGTGGCGGCAATTGTGGCTCCAGACCTGGACACCTGACGTTGACATCTTAAATGCTGCCTGGGGTTTCTGTTCCTATGGTATTGGACAAATAAACCGTATAGAGGCGCAACTCCTTAGTTCTACTGTTGAACTACCTGTAAAGCCCCAATTATTGGCCGAGCTAAAGGCTTTAAGAGCTTTATATCACTGGATGTTAATGGACCTCTATGGCAATGTGCCTATTGTTGCGGACTTCAAAACAGACCCTAATACGGTAACGAATAAACCCAGGGCTGAGGTCTTCGCCTTTATTGAATCAGAACTTAAAGCGGCAATTCCTAAATTAACAACAACAGTAGGTGCTTCAACCTATGGTAGAATGACAAGGTATGCGGCTTTCACTCTTTTAGCCAAACTTTACCTGAATGCACAAGTTTATACCGGAACAGCCAGATACACAGATTGCATTGCAGCATGCGATTCGGTTATAAACAGTGCGAAATACACATTGAACAATAACTTTTTCGCCAACTTCGCTACGAATAATGACATATCGGCGGAAGAGATCATCTTTTCAATACCTACGGATAAAAGTTTGTATGGACCTGGTGACTTTAGCGGTTTGACCCGTATGCAATTACGCACGCTCCATTATTCACATAGAGCTGTTTACAACTTAGGTGAAACACCTTGGAATGGGTTTAGTTCAAACGCTGATTTTTACAATAAGTTCAATGATCCGAATGATGTAAGGAAATCGATGTTCCTTGTTGGGCAACAATACGATAATCTCGGTAATCCATTGACTGATGGTGCCACACCTATCATTCTTACGCCAGTCATTTCCAGCTTAAGTGCCGCTGCGCGGAATGAAGGAGCTAGAAGTATTAAGTACGCACCCGAGAAAAATTCGCGCCGGCAACAAAGTAATGACTGGGTCGTTTTCCGTTATGCAGATGTGCTTATGATGAAAGCTGAAGCGCTTGCCAGACAGTCTAATAACTGGAATGCTGGTTTAACACTTGTTAACCAAATAAGGACAAGAGCTAAAGCTGCTCCATTAAGCAGTTTAACGGCCGATAGTTTCTTGGATGAAAGAGCACGGGAATTTGCCTGGGAAGGCTGGAGAAGAAATGATATGATCCGTTTTGGCAAGTTTTTACAACCTAAACAATTTAAGGCTAACGTATCACCAGATACCAGGAACATATATCCCATACCAAGGCCGCGGCTTACAGCGAACCCTAACTTAAAGCAAAACCCTGGGTATTAA